The DNA region AGATCAAACAGAGAAAACACACAACCAAATGAATAATTACCTGGAAAAAAGGATGACGAAGGACCTCTGCTGCTGTCGGCCTCTTAAATGGGTCCCATGAACACAGTGACTGTAGAAATGCATCAAATATGGTTACAGAGACAAAAATCAGCAGGCCAACAATCAGTGATAACATACACTTACCTTAATAAGGCTTATGGCATCGTCACTTGCTGAAGGTATGAAAGTTGAAAGATGCACGCCAGTAAGCTGGAAAATCATGATAAGATCTTTTGTAAGTGAACGGCAAGCAAATACACTAAAGTTTCTAGACATTAACGCAAGTCGAAAATTTATACATCAACTTGGACCTTGTAGTCCAGTTTTGCTACCAAAAAAATTATtgtcaaataaaaattacacaataaaatcataaaaccTTATGATTATGATAAGGAGCTAGGACCAGAAAATTAACAGTATAGATCTCATCATGCACTCACCTGCGGAAATTGGTAGTTCATCGCTCTAGCAAGCAAAAGCCCATGGGCCCACGAATTTTCTGTTGGAGATCCAATTACATTGCATATCTTATAGATCTCATCAGCTTCACTGCAGAAGCATTAAAAAATCATGTAAAAACATATCCGGAAGGAGACCGGAGAGAGCAAGATAAGACACAATTGAAGAATGTCTTGCTATATATATGGATGCACATACCTTAATCCAGGAAAAAGAGGACGGAGAGTAAACAGTTCAGCCATTATTGCACCCATTGCCCACATATCTAAAAATTCACAAGGAAACAGATACATCTCAGAATAGCCAAAAAGACAGCAGTCCACATAACAGAGTAAGCCGTTTAACTTACCCACAGCAGAAGTGTAAGTAGGGGACTGGAGTAGAACTTCAGGAGCTCGATACCTGCATGACATCATTATAATGATAAATGGAACTTGGAAAACTATCAATGCGAACAGACATAGTATTTGATCGAGGATGATAAAAAGACTACCAGCGTGTCGAGACATATTCAGTATAAGGTGGTCCAGAACTTATTTCTCGAGCAAGACCAAAATCAGCTAttttgataacattttttgAGACTAAAAGATTTTCTGCAATGAgaaaagtaacaaaaaaaattaataaaaaaaaactcaacaacgttaaaaaaatacaagaaaTCATAAATTCCAAAACGAAGAACTCAAGAGCTCAATTGAACTGTAAGAGTGTTGGTCTTGATCATCACAGTTTGCGCATACAAAATCTAGGAAAACACTATAGCAACAAAAGTTGGCGTGAATGAAAGCTTTCTTACACTCGCAAGCTATAGAACATAGCAAACTCTTCAGTCCTCACAGAAGCTAAACATGTATAATGAATTTGAGGGAAAGTTTACTGAGTTCTGGGCACTGAAGGACTTGCAAATCAAAGATAAAGACAAATGAGAACTACTGCAAGCCGAGTGACAAGCAGTACAACTGCATGAGCGCATGGCCAGTTTCATAGTACGGAAAGCACGCGGAAATTTAGCTTGCATCATGTAGAATGTTGGGAGAAAACTAGTATAAGGCTGCAGTTGTTGCCTTAATGTATAGCAAATGCAAGAGCGAGTAAACAGTGAAATCTAGCAATGAGTTCCAgataaaccaaaaaattaaatttatctaATAGCGGCCTCCGTTTCACCtacgaaaattataatttttttggaaGGAATAGCGTTCCTAAAAGAGTCCATAAGAAGTTCTGGTGTTGGATAGTGGTTATTTTGTAGCATTTTGGTGTTCCAATAAAATCTTACTTTTTCATCCAAAAACGAAACTTTTCTAGTATCACAGTCAGAAGATGTTCATAACAAAGAATTTCCACTAATGAAACCTAATGTGGAACTGTCTACTATTCCATGAAACATATATAAAAACCATTATATCATTGACAACCTCATATTTGGTATTTTGGTTCCACGTTTAGAAGATATTGTTAATTAAGAATTTCCACCAGTGACACCTAATGTGGAACCATCTACTATTCCATGAAATGTTGATTACCATTTTATCATTATAAACCTCATATTATATAGTAGCACAAATGGAAAGTAAAGTAGTCTTAGTAGTACTTGGCCACCTAAGAAAGGTCACAAAATGAACAGAAAACAAAACTCAAACCAAACATGATAGAATTCTTACTTGAACCTAATTCTTTCAAGCAAACGCATATACCTGGTTTAAGATCACGATGGAAATATCCACGCTGGTGCATGTATGCAAGAGCTTGAAATACTTGAAAGAACCAATTTCGAATTTCGTTCTCCGAAAAGGGCCTTCCTCTATCTTTCATAAGTTGGTACAAATTGCACTCCTAGTACAAAAAAAAGATACAATGTTTCACGTTAGTAAAGAAAAAAGTAATGCCATGAAACACAAAATACCAGAACACAAGAACAAAATGATTACCAtatattcaaatacaaaatgcaGGATATCATGCTCTCTAATAACTTCTTTCAGCTTCACGATATTTGGATGGCTCATCTTCCTTAACGACTGTAACATTTGATTTAGAAAGACAAATTCAGCAAAATGGAAATGGAAACACATTCAAATATTATATTACTATGACAATACCTTCACTTCTCTTAGATTTATGCATTCTTCCCAggaataatattttttcttcattttctttatagCAACCTGTGAAAATATCTCGCTCGATCAAATAAAATATCCAAAGCAATATCGACATTAACTGAGATAAGGGAATGGAACTCACAACTTCTCCATTCTGCTTATTTATAGCACGCCAAACACTACCAAAAGTTCCATTACCAACTTCTTTAATTAACTTGTACCTGCAAATCCAAGAGTAAATATAGCGCAGAATTCAACACTGTGAGGACCAAAGCAATTGAAGTAAAATAAGCTCACCTCTCCATAGTTTGAGTCAGAAACAGCAAAACTGAGTAGCTGGCAAACTTCTCTTTATTCAACAAAACAGATGAAGCACTTACAGGAGACACATAAAAATGCCAATAGAAGTATGTAAAAACACTATACAATGAGAAAGAAATTGTCTGGTTGATCCAACTGAATCACCCGTTGATTTTCTTTAGTAGTGTGTACATAAGATGTCAACTTCTGCAATCGGCTAAAGATGAGGGCCTTATCACAGCAGGTGCATAGCCGGCGGCTCCAACACGATACAAAAGAGTAGATGGCAGATATGCTTGTGCACTCGAGAACATGTTCTTTATAGAAGAATCAGCGTATCACACCATAACATCAAATCTACCATAGACTGAAAGATATATTTGGAAATAGACTTCTACGCACCTAACAGCTAACAGACACCCGAACAAAGAAAATACTACGAGCACAAAGAGTCTAATAGGATAAATTATGTAGTTGTGACTACAAAAGCAATCCGCAATCTTCAACCTGCAATTATCAGTCCTGCAGGAGACTGTGATTGCTATGTAAGAGCCAGAATAAGTTGCTTATATCAAAACTAAAGTGAACATAAAGGTTTTGAACTCACCCCACAAGATATCTGTCTGAAACTCTCAAAATGGTAAATACTCCACAAAAGTGCTGATATAAGATATAAAGAAAAAGTAATCATCaagaaaaaggttaaaaacaagCAAATGCAGCACAGTATTTTCCAACACCATGAGAGGAGACTTACTCATAGGAGAGCACTAAAGATATAGCAAATTTCTTAGTAGAAAAGTTCATTAGGCCTCCTATACTGATCATTTAGGAAAACGGTGGCACTAGGTGCTGTTGACAAAGGAAACAGGAAGGAAATCTCCAAGAATAAAGAACCTCCAGTCAAGAGCTTTCTGAAATGCAAGGATCCGGAAAAGGAAGCTGTTTGAACAAAAGCGAACATGCTCCATAgcttaatcaaacaaaataagcCAATTAAACCTAAGTCTGGAACCTGCAAATAACAATGAAAGAAGGTTAGTCAAAATGATTCAAATCTGAGCAAGGATCTCAGGCATAAAGCTGACATCCTTTTAACGGAAAAAGCCGAGACATAGAGCATCAGACTCGTACAAAAAACACGCCAAATGATTATTCATTATAGAAAAGAGAATCAAAATACTAGCTCCCCATAACGAGGACTATAATTTGAAGACTTGTTTCTGTTCTCGAAATCCGTCTGCCAGGGCTATAACCAGGTAAAATGGTCATTCATTAGTTTATCGGAAAAAGGAATTTTTACACACACCAATTAGTTTTCATTATAAAAAGTCCCCTGCGACCAAGTTCATTACAAATCCACCATCCacctcttaaaaaaaaaaaaaaaaaaaaaaaaaaaaaaaaaaaaaaaaaaaaccttgatTAGGTTAATACCCAACATATTCAGGCAACTAAACTCCAAAACAATCAAATTCTAATCATATAGTTGGCcccaatattaaattaaatatatttaaaatcagATGCGATGAGTTTGCCGAAAGTAATTCGACTGCACCACCATAAGCATCCATGGACACGATAAcctcaattaacaataatgaatcaCTGGACATGAACCCTAATTGAAAGGTTTCTTCAAATCGGAAACTCAATCACACATCCAACTTTTAGCAAACGTAAGCCATAAtccaaaacacatattaaaccAATACATTGAACCAGTTCTGAAAAATGCAACAAGTTCATCCAAAAATCACCGAAATTAAAAGAACACGAGACGAAACCCTAGGTCCAGATCTAGCTCAAAAACGCAACAAATCCGATAAAAAAATCTcacataaaaatcaaaaacggatatttaaattcaaaaataaaaaaacaaattgaaaacatCAATCCAAAGATAAAATTAGGAGGAAAAGAAACCTGAAAGCCAACCGGCATAACCACCTCCCTAGACGCGGAAGGGAAAAGGTGGACTCCAGAGCGAAGCTCCAAATAATTAATTGGATCTCTCTCCAACCTTTTTCTCTAACCTTTCTTTATAGTTGAAGTTTCCTCTCTTCTCTACACTACAAATATCGAATTGGTGTCTCTCTCTACAAAGAATCGTGTGGCTTTCGATTTATAGCGCCACAAAGTTTTTACCTATAATTTCTACCTGTTTCTCTtggaatattaaattaaattaacataaaaagaTTTTAGTTAAATCGTTAATAATAAACCAAActaatttgttatttatttttaaaataaaatttacctattaaaatcataatatcaaaaatcaatcaaatcaaattaaaaatactaataaaagaattgaaaaataacacTTAGCGACTTCTAAGAGTTTTAATGAATGTATTAATTTGATAGGACTATTATTAATTGCATGGCAATTTATTTTgggagttactaaatttcgccaccccttttcattttatcgtcatccttcgaaattacgaatttgcccctgaaatttaaaaaattacaaaattgccactggacttaaaacttaattcaacaaatgtaaatcacatttaataacactattacCACTTTAATCCcgaagatttgtctatatatatcgaattctcaTACGCGTTCTTGTATGaaatacgaattcaaacacggtactatctctctaaaaactctctaaaaacgttgtttgattttaaaaaagttGTTACTTGTaatcgattaactatggctaacgaaagcgattaTGAATCAGATCCGGTAcgtaaattttttgatttgagtCGTTGGAaatgtgtttaaaaaaaaagaatcgcaCAATACTGGGCGACTGAATCATGGTCTAGTCatccagttttgtgcgactgaaccatgttcagtcgcccagttttgtgcgattctttttttttattttttttatttacattattatttttttatttgttattattattattaattttatttgtcgtgaattttttattattgttattattattattattgttattattattattattattagtattagtattattattactattattaattttgtttttagtattagtatttttattaatttttgttattattattattatttatattttcattattaatataattaatttttattatttttatttcaaatttgcaggagtttgaaaacttcggagacaacgtagattactccggtagctttgttacggatagagaatttatatccttagatgagttacatagttgggtcgattcaatagcaataacaattggttttcaatttacacgtgcttcttataaaaaaaagaaggatgttctagagttagtgtgaatttaagatgtcaccgctatggtaatattacgggtgatgtacataatttagATAATACTGTCCGACCTgtttctaaaagtagaagttgtgggtgtaaatttttgattgtagcaagtagtcgtaaaccaagagaaagaccttggacggtaagggtgtgtcttggtgaaaaagaaaaacataaccacccgttcttagtgtacaaaGATGATCATGTAAgggcgaataggatcaatgtagatattcaggagcacatacgacaactTAGTGCAACCAGCCTTTATTATGActtctattagagaaaatttccTGGTATTTTTACTAgcatgaatcagatatataatattaggcaatcaataaggagagaagagatggagggtaggactccccttcaacactgtctttatatggccacagaacttaattacgtggtctggacagacttggatagcgaaggggaattgagcagactattagttgcaaattctacctctatccaaatgatgcgtacgtggccgtatgttgtgctgatagatacaacgtacaaaacgaacagaCAAAattggccactatgtgaagtgatcggaatgacgccaaccaatcacaacttcttggttgcgttctatttgatgcgagatgaggcggttgTGTCGTATTCTTGGGTGTTGCGGGGATTGAGAaatattttcggcactgctcagactccaagcgtcattgtaaccgatcaagacgaaggtttatctgcagctattcgtgacgtcttcccaggtaaaaaggttttgttgattaattaatgtCGTTTGatctattgaatatgtcttaattacgttcaatgttgtgtttaatgtagatgttggcatttgttatgcatttggcatattgcaaacgacgttgagaatatggtggacaagttgtgtggcgggaaaaaaaatcaacaagggcaaatATTCAGGCAgggtagatggaaccccttggttgaaagttctacaatcgggGAATTTGAACAGAGATGGCAAGCGATCGTGACTACGtagtcggttaggaacaaaaaggtcgttcggtatctggctggaacatggattccacttagagagaaatttg from Amaranthus tricolor cultivar Red isolate AtriRed21 chromosome 3, ASM2621246v1, whole genome shotgun sequence includes:
- the LOC130807410 gene encoding cyclin-dependent kinase F-4-like isoform X1, giving the protein MCFHFHFAEFVFLNQMLQSLRKMSHPNIVKLKEVIREHDILHFVFEYMECNLYQLMKDRGRPFSENEIRNWFFQVFQALAYMHQRGYFHRDLKPENLLVSKNVIKIADFGLAREISSGPPYTEYVSTRWYRAPEVLLQSPTYTSAVDMWAMGAIMAELFTLRPLFPGLSEADEIYKICNVIGSPTENSWAHGLLLARAMNYQFPQLTGVHLSTFIPSASDDAISLIKSLCSWDPFKRPTAAEVLRHPFFQNCFCVPPSLRAKTTVHRTPPSLGTRGYSEQKSARKSSGSGSLPVSKTTNLKPHVAFGAGVQRKLDMDGKDLNKNDKSVKSSVKQPKYRPPIKNSSSSIYSGRTTRGISEAAEKLANMSLSSGRQAMRQSIPPPMKAGGWHGQSNMFMGRSQEIQPSRAFTRRVAG
- the LOC130807410 gene encoding cyclin-dependent kinase F-4-like isoform X2, whose product is MERYKLIKEVGNGTFGSVWRAINKQNGEVVAIKKMKKKYYSWEECINLREVKSLRKMSHPNIVKLKEVIREHDILHFVFEYMECNLYQLMKDRGRPFSENEIRNWFFQVFQALAYMHQRGYFHRDLKPENLLVSKNVIKIADFGLAREISSGPPYTEYVSTRWYRAPEVLLQSPTYTSAVDMWAMGAIMAELFTLRPLFPGLSEADEIYKICNVIGSPTENSWAHGLLLARAMNYQFPQLTGVHLSTFIPSASDDAISLIKSLCSWDPFKRPTAAEVLRHPFFQNCFCVPPSLRAKTTVHRTPPSLGTRGYSEQKSARKSSGSGSLPVSKTTNLKPHVAFGAGVQRKLDMDGKDLNKNDKSVKSSVKQPKYRPPIKNSSSSIYSGRTTRGISEAAEKLANMSLSSGRQAMRQSIPPPMKAGGWHGQSNMFMGRSQEIQPSRAFTRRVAG